The following proteins come from a genomic window of Streptomyces sp. Sge12:
- a CDS encoding nuclear transport factor 2 family protein, whose product MESAERFRAAVEKRDLSALEDLFTEDVRFYSPVKFTPFEGRPMVLGLFGVLLRVFEDFHYVGRFEGAAETSTDGAQAPAEVLLFRATVDGREIHGIDLLHFDESGRIKEFTVMVRPQSAVQALGQAVLAGLTADGLA is encoded by the coding sequence ATGGAGAGTGCCGAACGCTTCCGCGCCGCCGTGGAGAAGCGGGATCTCAGCGCGTTGGAGGACCTGTTCACCGAGGACGTGCGGTTCTACAGCCCGGTGAAGTTCACCCCCTTCGAGGGGCGGCCCATGGTGCTGGGGCTCTTCGGGGTCCTGCTGCGCGTCTTCGAGGACTTCCACTACGTCGGCCGCTTCGAGGGCGCCGCCGAGACCAGCACCGACGGCGCGCAGGCCCCGGCGGAGGTGCTGCTCTTCCGGGCCACGGTGGACGGCAGGGAGATCCACGGCATCGACCTGCTCCACTTCGACGAGTCGGGCCGGATCAAGGAGTTCACCGTGATGGTCCGCCCGCAGTCCGCCGTGCAGGCCCTCGGCCAGGCGGTCCTCGCCGGCCTGACCGCGGACGGCCTCGCCTAG
- a CDS encoding MarR family winged helix-turn-helix transcriptional regulator: MHDLSHGDDLAAVNDLRSAVMRLGRRLKHQRVDESLSPTEMSVLGTLARCGQATPGELARREHVQPPSMTRIVALLEAKGLVTLEPHPDDRRQKVVRQTEEAEAMLEESRRKRNAFLAGLAAELTEDEWAKLRAAAPVLEKLAHL, from the coding sequence ATGCATGACCTTTCCCATGGCGACGACCTTGCCGCCGTGAACGACCTCCGCTCCGCCGTCATGCGGCTGGGGCGACGCCTGAAGCACCAGCGCGTCGACGAGTCGCTGAGCCCGACCGAGATGTCGGTCCTCGGCACCCTCGCCCGCTGCGGCCAGGCCACACCCGGAGAGCTCGCCCGCCGCGAGCACGTCCAGCCGCCGTCGATGACACGCATCGTCGCGTTGCTGGAAGCCAAGGGACTGGTCACGCTGGAACCGCACCCCGACGACCGCCGCCAGAAGGTGGTCCGCCAGACGGAGGAGGCCGAAGCGATGCTCGAAGAGAGCCGCCGCAAGCGCAACGCCTTCCTGGCCGGGCTCGCGGCCGAGCTGACCGAGGACGAATGGGCCAAGCTGCGCGCGGCCGCACCCGTCCTGGAGAAGCTCGCGCACCTGTAG
- a CDS encoding PadR family transcriptional regulator: MALRHAVLAALLDGEYSGYELAKSFDIGVANFWHALPQQLYAELAKLEKEGLVEGREVVQETRPNKRLFRVTEAGRTELEEFAAAPLKSSVIRDDLLVKVQTADRIGIEPVIEQLEARAVAADAKIELLGKVLRKMRGDTDEEEFLLHGERIGGYLTGLRGLAFEQGHRDWCRRSAAVLRERMNRAER; encoded by the coding sequence ATGGCCTTGCGGCATGCCGTACTGGCGGCGCTGCTGGACGGCGAGTACAGCGGCTACGAACTGGCGAAGTCCTTCGACATCGGCGTCGCGAACTTCTGGCACGCCCTGCCCCAGCAGCTCTACGCCGAGCTCGCCAAGCTGGAGAAGGAAGGGCTGGTCGAGGGCCGCGAGGTGGTCCAGGAGACCCGGCCCAACAAACGCCTCTTCCGGGTCACCGAAGCCGGCCGCACCGAACTGGAGGAGTTCGCCGCGGCCCCGCTGAAGTCCTCGGTCATCCGCGACGACCTCCTCGTCAAGGTGCAGACCGCCGACCGGATCGGCATCGAGCCGGTGATCGAACAGCTCGAGGCGCGCGCGGTCGCCGCCGACGCCAAGATCGAGCTGCTCGGCAAGGTGCTGCGCAAGATGCGCGGCGACACGGACGAGGAGGAGTTCCTCCTCCACGGCGAGCGGATCGGCGGGTACCTGACCGGCCTGCGCGGCCTCGCCTTCGAACAGGGACACCGCGACTGGTGCCGCCGCAGCGCGGCCGTCCTGAGGGAGAGGATGAACCGTGCCGAACGGTGA
- a CDS encoding cation-translocating P-type ATPase, translating to MTQRAGTESDGPEPGGGTAAPAIDAGAELDPVHPMRPPAPRFKPGGLSTAEVAERVARGEVNDVPVRSSRSTADIVRANVFTRFNAIIGVLWAIMLVVAPIQDSLFGFVIIANTGIGIIQELRAKKTLDSLAVIGEVKPSVRRDGRTAEISTSEIVLGDVIELGPGDKVVVDGSVGEADGLEIDESLLTGEADPVLKKPGDPVMSGSFVVAGGGAFTATKVGREAYAAQLAEEASRFTLVHSELRSGISTILKYVTWMMIPTSIGLIISQLLVKDNNLKDSIARTVGGIVPMIPEGLVLLTSVAFAIGVIRLGRKQCLVQELPAIEGLARVDVVCLDKTGTLTEGGMDVTELRPLGGADPAYVQKVLGALGESDPRPNASLQAIIDAYPDSAEWRCTESLPFSSARKYSGASFSEGDGENNTWLLGAPDVLLPAGDPALEEINDLNEQGLRVLLLARSARELDDAAVATGVRPTALVVLEQRLRPDAADTLRYFEDQNVRAKVISGDNAVSVGAVAGKLGLPGAENTVDARKLPTDREDMAKVLDDNSVFGRVSPQQKRDMVGALQSKGHTVAMTGDGVNDVLALKDADIGVSMGSGSEATKAVAQIVLLNNSFSTLPSVVAEGRRVIGNITRVATLFLTKTVYSVLLAILVVCSQVEYPFLPRHLTLLSTLTIGIPAFFLALAPNKERAKPHFVKRVMRYAIPGGVIAAVATFVSYLIARHHYTGEGALEAESSAATLTLFLTSMWVLAIIARPYTWWRVALVGAMGGAFLIVLVVPWLQDFFQLKLVGVTVPWIAVAVAVGAAVLIEFTFRWVDRKFPA from the coding sequence ATGACGCAGCGGGCTGGAACCGAATCCGACGGACCGGAGCCGGGTGGCGGGACGGCCGCCCCCGCCATCGACGCGGGAGCGGAGCTGGACCCCGTACACCCGATGCGGCCGCCGGCGCCCCGCTTCAAGCCGGGGGGGCTCAGTACCGCCGAGGTCGCCGAGCGTGTTGCGCGTGGCGAGGTCAATGACGTTCCCGTCCGGAGCAGCCGTTCCACCGCCGACATCGTTCGTGCCAACGTCTTCACCCGGTTCAACGCGATCATCGGCGTGCTCTGGGCGATCATGCTCGTCGTCGCGCCGATCCAGGACAGCCTCTTCGGCTTCGTGATCATCGCCAACACCGGCATCGGCATCATCCAGGAACTGCGCGCCAAGAAGACCCTCGACAGCCTCGCCGTCATCGGCGAGGTCAAACCCAGCGTGCGCCGGGACGGCCGGACCGCCGAGATCTCCACCTCCGAGATCGTCCTCGGCGACGTCATCGAACTCGGACCCGGCGACAAGGTCGTCGTCGACGGATCCGTCGGCGAGGCCGACGGCCTGGAGATCGACGAGTCCCTGCTCACCGGCGAGGCCGACCCCGTCCTGAAGAAGCCCGGGGACCCGGTCATGTCCGGCTCCTTCGTGGTCGCCGGCGGAGGCGCCTTCACCGCCACCAAGGTCGGCCGCGAGGCCTACGCCGCCCAGTTGGCCGAAGAGGCCTCCCGCTTCACGCTCGTCCACTCCGAGCTGCGCTCCGGCATCTCCACCATCCTCAAGTACGTCACCTGGATGATGATCCCGACCTCGATCGGCCTGATCATCAGCCAGCTCCTCGTCAAGGACAACAACCTCAAGGACTCCATCGCCCGGACCGTCGGCGGCATCGTCCCGATGATCCCCGAGGGGCTCGTCCTGCTCACCTCCGTGGCCTTCGCGATCGGCGTCATCCGGCTCGGCCGCAAGCAGTGCCTGGTCCAGGAGCTGCCCGCCATCGAGGGCCTCGCACGCGTCGACGTGGTCTGCCTCGACAAGACCGGCACTCTCACCGAGGGCGGCATGGACGTCACCGAGCTGCGCCCGCTCGGCGGCGCGGACCCCGCGTACGTCCAGAAGGTGCTCGGCGCTCTCGGCGAGTCCGACCCGCGCCCCAACGCCAGCCTCCAAGCGATCATCGACGCCTACCCGGACAGTGCGGAGTGGCGCTGCACCGAGTCCCTGCCCTTCTCCTCCGCCCGCAAGTACAGCGGCGCCAGCTTCAGCGAGGGCGACGGCGAGAACAACACCTGGCTGCTCGGCGCCCCCGACGTGCTGCTGCCCGCCGGGGACCCGGCCCTGGAGGAGATCAACGACCTCAACGAACAGGGGCTGCGCGTCCTCCTGCTGGCGCGCTCCGCCCGCGAACTCGACGACGCGGCCGTCGCCACCGGGGTCCGGCCGACCGCCCTCGTCGTCCTGGAGCAGCGGCTGCGCCCCGACGCCGCCGACACGCTGCGCTACTTCGAGGACCAGAACGTCCGGGCGAAGGTCATCTCCGGCGACAACGCGGTCTCCGTCGGTGCGGTCGCCGGCAAGCTGGGGCTGCCGGGCGCGGAGAACACCGTCGACGCCCGCAAGCTCCCCACGGACCGGGAGGACATGGCGAAGGTCCTCGACGACAACTCCGTCTTCGGACGCGTGAGCCCGCAGCAGAAGAGGGACATGGTCGGGGCCCTCCAGTCCAAGGGCCACACGGTCGCCATGACGGGCGACGGCGTCAATGACGTGCTCGCCCTCAAGGACGCCGACATCGGCGTGAGCATGGGCTCCGGCTCGGAGGCGACCAAGGCGGTGGCCCAGATCGTCCTCCTCAACAACAGCTTCTCGACCCTGCCCTCGGTGGTCGCCGAGGGGCGCCGGGTCATCGGCAACATCACCCGTGTTGCGACGCTCTTCCTCACCAAGACGGTCTACTCGGTGCTGCTGGCCATCCTGGTGGTCTGCTCGCAGGTCGAGTACCCCTTCCTGCCGCGCCACCTGACCCTGCTGTCCACGCTCACCATCGGCATCCCGGCGTTCTTCCTGGCCCTGGCCCCCAACAAGGAGCGCGCCAAACCGCACTTCGTGAAGCGGGTCATGCGGTACGCGATCCCCGGCGGTGTCATCGCCGCCGTGGCCACCTTCGTGTCGTACCTGATCGCGCGCCACCACTACACGGGCGAGGGCGCCCTGGAGGCCGAGTCCAGCGCGGCCACGCTGACGCTGTTCCTGACCTCGATGTGGGTACTGGCGATCATCGCCCGGCCGTACACGTGGTGGCGGGTCGCGCTGGTCGGCGCGATGGGCGGGGCCTTCCTGATCGTCCTCGTCGTGCCGTGGCTGCAGGACTTCTTCCAGCTCAAGCTGGTCGGCGTCACGGTGCCGTGGATCGCGGTGGCCGTCGCGGTGGGGGCCGCGGTCCTGATCGAGTTCACCTTCAGGTGGGTCGACCGGAAGTTCCCCGCCTAG
- a CDS encoding MFS transporter, whose translation MSTGTGADSAPGHISTPSTPAPADRAVAAPAGKGSMFSSLRIRNYRLFATGQVVSNTGTWMQRIAQDWLVLSLTGSASAVGITIALQFLPMLMFGLYGGVLADRLPKRPLLLATQSAMGLTGIALAALTLAGHVQVWHVYLAAFALGLVTVVDNPARQTFVSEMVGKEQVANAVSLNSANFQSARLVGPAIAGVLITAVGSGWAFLLNGLSFAAPIAGLLMMRTHELHPVETRPRAKGQLREGLRYVAGRPELVWPIVLVGFIGTFGFNFPIWLSAYVSDVFHGDAGTYGLFNTLIAVGSLVGALLAARRGQSRLRVLVAAAVLFSVLLLVTAFAPGFWLFAALLVPIGIFGLTVNVTANSSVQMATDPEMRGRVMALFMMVFTGGTPLGAPLLGWITDTYGARIGMASGAVISLAASLAVAVVLARVGNLRLRVSRRGLTFVPAAPAPELVAAA comes from the coding sequence TTGAGTACGGGAACCGGAGCAGACTCCGCACCCGGCCACATATCCACCCCCTCTACGCCTGCGCCGGCCGACCGGGCCGTCGCAGCACCCGCGGGCAAGGGCTCCATGTTCAGCTCGCTGCGGATCCGGAACTACCGGCTCTTCGCCACCGGCCAGGTCGTCTCGAACACGGGCACCTGGATGCAGCGCATCGCCCAGGACTGGCTCGTCCTCTCGCTGACCGGCTCCGCCTCCGCCGTCGGCATCACCATCGCCCTGCAGTTCCTGCCGATGCTGATGTTCGGCCTCTACGGCGGCGTACTCGCGGACCGGCTGCCCAAGCGGCCGCTGCTCCTCGCCACCCAGAGCGCGATGGGCCTGACGGGCATCGCCCTGGCCGCCCTCACCCTCGCCGGGCACGTCCAGGTGTGGCACGTCTACCTCGCCGCCTTCGCCCTCGGCCTGGTCACCGTCGTCGACAACCCGGCCCGGCAGACCTTCGTGTCCGAGATGGTCGGCAAGGAGCAGGTGGCCAACGCCGTCAGCCTGAACTCCGCCAACTTCCAGTCCGCGCGGCTGGTCGGCCCGGCGATCGCCGGTGTGCTGATCACCGCCGTCGGATCCGGCTGGGCCTTCCTGCTGAACGGGCTGTCCTTCGCCGCACCCATCGCCGGCCTGCTGATGATGCGGACGCACGAACTGCACCCCGTCGAAACCCGGCCCCGCGCCAAGGGCCAGCTCCGCGAGGGCCTGCGCTACGTCGCCGGCCGCCCGGAACTGGTCTGGCCGATCGTGCTCGTGGGCTTCATCGGCACCTTCGGGTTCAACTTCCCGATCTGGCTCTCCGCCTACGTCAGCGACGTCTTCCACGGGGACGCGGGCACCTACGGGCTCTTCAACACCCTGATCGCGGTCGGCTCCCTGGTGGGCGCCCTGCTCGCCGCCCGGCGCGGACAGTCCCGCCTGCGGGTGCTGGTCGCCGCGGCCGTGCTGTTCTCGGTCCTGCTCCTGGTGACCGCCTTCGCACCCGGCTTCTGGCTGTTCGCCGCCCTGCTCGTGCCCATCGGGATCTTCGGCCTGACCGTCAACGTCACGGCCAACTCCAGCGTGCAGATGGCGACCGACCCCGAGATGCGCGGCCGGGTCATGGCCCTGTTCATGATGGTCTTCACCGGCGGCACCCCGCTGGGCGCCCCGCTGCTGGGCTGGATCACGGACACCTACGGCGCCCGGATCGGCATGGCCTCGGGCGCCGTGATCTCCCTGGCCGCCTCCCTCGCGGTCGCGGTGGTCCTGGCCCGCGTCGGCAACCTCCGCCTCCGGGTGAGCCGCCGCGGCCTGACCTTCGTCCCGGCGGCCCCCGCCCCCGAGCTGGTCGCAGCCGCCTGA
- the thpR gene encoding RNA 2',3'-cyclic phosphodiesterase, with product MRLFAAVLPPDEAVAELARAVDEVHDDRLTWTGRDGWHFTLAFLGEVRDEVLPELHTRLERAAHRTAPFALRLHGSGHFGDRALWAGAAGELPALRMLAERADAAARRAGVPMDQHRRYTPHLTLARSHHAATPLGPYLDALADFEGTPWRVDTLSLVRSNLPVSGVPGEQPRYETVRAWPLGG from the coding sequence ATGAGACTGTTCGCAGCCGTCCTCCCGCCGGACGAAGCCGTCGCCGAGCTGGCCCGGGCCGTCGACGAGGTCCACGACGACCGGCTGACCTGGACCGGGAGGGACGGCTGGCACTTCACCCTCGCCTTCCTCGGCGAGGTACGGGACGAGGTGCTCCCGGAGCTGCACACGCGCCTGGAGCGGGCCGCCCACCGCACGGCTCCCTTCGCGCTGCGCCTGCACGGCAGCGGCCACTTCGGGGACCGGGCCCTGTGGGCCGGCGCCGCCGGGGAGCTCCCCGCCCTGCGGATGCTCGCCGAACGGGCCGACGCCGCCGCCCGGCGGGCCGGGGTACCGATGGACCAGCACCGCCGGTACACCCCGCACCTCACCCTGGCCCGCAGCCACCACGCCGCCACCCCGCTGGGGCCGTACCTGGACGCCCTCGCGGACTTCGAGGGCACGCCCTGGCGGGTGGACACGCTCAGCCTGGTCCGCAGCAACCTCCCCGTCAGCGGGGTGCCGGGCGAGCAGCCCCGGTACGAGACCGTCCGGGCCTGGCCGCTCGGCGGCTGA
- a CDS encoding SGNH/GDSL hydrolase family protein, with translation MPNGEYVRYVALGDSQTEGLGDGDDTVGLRGFADRFAAHLAAANPGLRYANLAVRGRLAGQVRAEQLGPALELHPDLATVVAGVNDILRPKFDAAEVAAHLEEMFAALTAAGAHVATVTFPDLSVLVPLARPVAPRIADLNDRIRAAAARHGVTVAETARPVAVTDPRMWTTDRLHASPVGHARIAAALAHAVGLPGSDDTWTHPLPPLPLAAGGSTVAAELRWAAAFLGPWLGRRLRGRSSGDGRTAKRPELLPFGPA, from the coding sequence GTGCCGAACGGTGAGTACGTGCGCTACGTCGCCCTGGGCGACAGCCAGACCGAAGGCCTCGGCGACGGGGACGACACCGTGGGCCTGCGCGGCTTCGCCGACCGGTTCGCGGCGCACCTCGCCGCCGCCAACCCGGGCCTGCGGTACGCCAACCTGGCCGTACGGGGACGCCTCGCCGGACAGGTCCGCGCCGAACAACTGGGCCCCGCCCTGGAGCTGCACCCCGACCTGGCCACCGTCGTCGCCGGGGTCAACGACATCCTCCGGCCCAAGTTCGACGCCGCGGAGGTCGCCGCCCACCTGGAGGAGATGTTCGCCGCGCTCACGGCCGCCGGGGCCCACGTGGCGACCGTGACCTTCCCCGACCTCAGCGTGCTCGTGCCCCTCGCCCGGCCCGTCGCACCCCGCATAGCCGACCTCAACGACCGCATCCGCGCCGCGGCCGCCCGCCACGGGGTCACCGTCGCCGAGACCGCCCGGCCGGTCGCCGTGACCGACCCGCGGATGTGGACCACGGACCGCCTGCACGCCAGCCCCGTCGGCCACGCCCGGATCGCTGCGGCCCTCGCCCACGCCGTCGGCCTGCCCGGCAGCGACGACACCTGGACGCACCCGCTCCCGCCGCTGCCGCTCGCCGCGGGCGGATCCACCGTGGCGGCCGAACTGCGCTGGGCGGCCGCCTTCCTGGGCCCCTGGCTGGGCCGCCGCCTGCGCGGCCGCTCCTCCGGGGACGGCCGCACGGCCAAGCGACCCGAACTCCTGCCGTTCGGCCCGGCCTGA
- a CDS encoding aldo/keto reductase yields MKYTQLGRTGLKVSRLVLGTMNFGPQTGEPESHSIMDSALDAGINYFDTANVYGWGENKGRTEEIIGTWFAQGGDRREKTVLATKVYGSMSREGDTWPNYDRLSALNIRRAVDASLKRLQTDYIDVYQFHHVDRLTPFEEIWQAVEVLVQQGKILYAGSSNFPGWKIAQANETAARQGRLGLVSEQCLYNLAERRAEMEVIPAAEAYGLGVIPWSPLHGGLLGGVIKKEVEGGRRASGRSADALANTAVRAQVQAYEDLLDKHGLEPGEVGLAWLLTRPGVTGPIVGPRTQEQLDSALRAVELELSEEVLAGLEEIFPGPGASPEAFAW; encoded by the coding sequence ATGAAGTACACGCAGCTCGGACGCACCGGCCTCAAGGTCAGCCGACTTGTACTCGGCACCATGAACTTCGGCCCCCAGACCGGGGAGCCCGAAAGTCACTCGATCATGGATTCCGCCCTCGACGCGGGCATCAACTACTTCGACACCGCCAATGTGTACGGGTGGGGCGAGAACAAGGGCCGCACCGAGGAGATCATCGGCACCTGGTTCGCCCAGGGCGGCGACCGCCGTGAGAAGACGGTCCTCGCCACCAAGGTGTACGGCTCCATGTCCCGCGAGGGGGACACCTGGCCCAACTACGACCGCCTCTCGGCGCTGAACATCCGCCGGGCCGTCGACGCCAGCCTCAAGCGGCTCCAGACGGACTACATCGACGTCTACCAGTTCCACCACGTGGACCGGCTGACCCCCTTCGAGGAGATCTGGCAGGCCGTCGAGGTCCTGGTCCAGCAGGGCAAGATCCTCTACGCGGGCTCCTCCAACTTCCCCGGCTGGAAGATCGCCCAGGCCAACGAGACCGCGGCCCGCCAGGGGCGGCTCGGCCTGGTCAGCGAGCAGTGCCTCTACAACCTCGCCGAGCGGCGCGCCGAGATGGAGGTCATCCCGGCCGCCGAGGCGTACGGGCTCGGGGTCATCCCGTGGTCCCCGCTCCACGGGGGCCTGCTGGGCGGGGTCATCAAGAAGGAGGTCGAGGGCGGCCGCCGCGCCTCCGGCCGGTCGGCGGACGCGCTCGCGAACACCGCGGTACGGGCGCAGGTGCAGGCGTACGAGGACCTGTTGGACAAGCACGGCCTGGAGCCGGGCGAGGTCGGGCTGGCCTGGCTGCTGACGCGTCCGGGGGTCACCGGGCCGATCGTCGGTCCGCGGACGCAGGAGCAGCTCGACTCGGCGCTGCGCGCGGTGGAGCTGGAGCTGTCGGAGGAGGTCCTGGCGGGCCTCGAGGAGATCTTCCCCGGTCCCGGGGCGTCGCCGGAGGCCTTCGCCTGGTAG
- a CDS encoding serine hydrolase domain-containing protein → MDLQAELQRVVDGLVASGAEGGLQVCAYRDGLPFAEVWAGVPGPGALVHAFSVGKGVTATLVHVLAERGILHHDAPVARYWPAFAAHGKAGITLRHVLTHTAGIPQLPRSLTAAGLCDRDTMCGVVEGLRPLWAPGSDSGYHGWTYGWILGETVRRATGLTPGQALREYVAEPLGVADELYFGVPEAELPRVVPLVEGGWEAYLAGLPYGAPFTRLVAPNRSLWTTATLANRPGYLRTDLPANATVTARAAARMYAALLGEVDGVRLLSPARVAEVAAVEVEGRDRMLMRHHAKGLGYFLGLPPMGGDTAFGHHGSGGTIAFADRARGLSFALTRTRLAHPADGTAQLLADIVRAAVQAAGRPGGRAA, encoded by the coding sequence ATGGATCTTCAGGCGGAGCTTCAGCGGGTGGTCGACGGGTTGGTGGCCTCCGGGGCCGAGGGCGGGCTCCAGGTGTGCGCGTACCGGGACGGGCTGCCGTTCGCGGAGGTCTGGGCGGGCGTGCCCGGACCCGGGGCACTGGTCCACGCGTTCTCCGTCGGCAAGGGGGTCACGGCCACCCTCGTGCACGTGCTCGCGGAGCGCGGGATCCTCCACCACGACGCCCCCGTGGCCCGGTACTGGCCCGCCTTCGCGGCCCACGGCAAGGCCGGCATCACCCTGCGCCACGTGCTGACCCACACCGCCGGGATCCCCCAGCTGCCCCGCTCCCTGACGGCCGCCGGGCTGTGCGACCGGGACACCATGTGCGGGGTCGTGGAGGGGTTGCGGCCGCTGTGGGCGCCGGGGTCCGACAGCGGCTACCACGGCTGGACGTATGGCTGGATCCTCGGCGAGACCGTCCGGCGGGCCACCGGACTCACCCCCGGGCAGGCCCTGCGGGAGTACGTGGCCGAACCCCTCGGGGTCGCGGACGAGCTGTACTTCGGGGTGCCGGAGGCCGAACTGCCGCGGGTGGTGCCGCTGGTGGAGGGCGGCTGGGAGGCGTACCTCGCCGGGCTCCCGTACGGGGCCCCGTTCACCCGGCTGGTCGCCCCGAACCGGAGCTTGTGGACCACCGCCACCCTCGCGAACCGGCCCGGCTACCTGCGCACCGACCTCCCCGCCAACGCCACCGTGACCGCCCGGGCGGCGGCCCGGATGTACGCGGCGCTGCTGGGCGAGGTGGACGGCGTACGACTGCTGTCGCCGGCACGGGTCGCCGAGGTCGCGGCCGTCGAGGTGGAGGGCCGGGACCGGATGCTGATGCGGCACCACGCCAAGGGGCTCGGCTACTTCCTCGGCCTGCCCCCGATGGGCGGGGACACCGCCTTCGGCCACCACGGCAGCGGCGGAACCATCGCCTTCGCGGACCGGGCGCGCGGTCTGTCGTTCGCCCTGACCCGCACCCGCCTGGCCCACCCGGCGGACGGCACGGCGCAGCTGCTGGCCGACATCGTCAGGGCGGCCGTCCAGGCGGCCGGGCGGCCGGGCGGCCGGGCGGCCTAG
- a CDS encoding NCS2 family permease, with protein sequence MSTPAPAPAAATSPEPSPRGPSGGLDRYFKISERGSTVAREIRGGLATFFAMAYIIVLNPIILGSAKDMYGHQLDSGQLVTATVLTAAFTTLLMGVIGNVPIALAAGLGVNTVVALQLAPRMSWPDAMGMVVLAGFVVMLLVATGLRERVMSAVPLGLRKGIAIGIGLFIMLIGLVDAGFVSRIPDAAHTTVPLQLGGTGHLDGWPVLIFAIGVLLTFALLIRKVPGAILISIVAMTLVAVVVQLIAEVPDSGWGLTVPEWPGNPVSAPDFGLVGQVSLFGGFDKVGMLTGILFVFTVLLSCFFDAMGTILGVGDEAKLIDKKTGEFPGINRVLLVDGLAVASGGATSSSATTCFVESTAGVGEGARTGLANIVTGGLFAVALFLTPLATMVPSQAATPALVAVGFLILAGSVKDIDWSDFTIAVPAFLAMVMMPFTYSITNGIGIGFISFCALRLATGRGRGVPVAMYVVSAVFVFYYAMPALGLGQ encoded by the coding sequence ATGAGCACCCCGGCCCCCGCCCCCGCAGCCGCCACCTCCCCGGAACCGTCCCCCCGGGGACCCTCCGGCGGACTGGACCGCTACTTCAAGATCTCCGAGCGCGGTTCGACCGTCGCCCGTGAGATCCGCGGCGGCCTCGCGACCTTCTTCGCCATGGCCTACATCATCGTGCTGAACCCGATCATCCTGGGCAGCGCGAAGGACATGTACGGGCACCAGCTCGACTCCGGCCAGCTGGTGACGGCCACCGTCCTGACGGCCGCCTTCACCACCCTCCTCATGGGTGTCATCGGCAACGTCCCGATCGCGCTCGCCGCCGGCCTCGGCGTGAACACGGTCGTCGCGCTCCAGCTCGCCCCGCGCATGAGCTGGCCCGACGCCATGGGCATGGTGGTCCTGGCCGGCTTCGTGGTGATGCTGCTGGTCGCCACCGGTCTGCGCGAGCGGGTCATGAGCGCCGTCCCGCTGGGCCTGCGCAAGGGCATCGCGATCGGCATCGGCCTGTTCATCATGCTGATCGGCCTGGTCGACGCGGGCTTCGTCTCCCGCATCCCGGACGCCGCGCACACCACGGTCCCGCTCCAGCTCGGCGGCACCGGTCACCTGGACGGCTGGCCGGTCCTGATCTTCGCGATCGGTGTGCTGCTCACCTTCGCCCTGCTGATCCGCAAGGTGCCGGGCGCGATCCTGATCTCCATCGTGGCCATGACCCTGGTCGCCGTCGTCGTCCAGCTGATCGCGGAGGTGCCCGACTCGGGCTGGGGCCTGACCGTCCCGGAGTGGCCCGGCAACCCGGTGTCCGCGCCCGACTTCGGGCTCGTGGGGCAGGTCAGCCTGTTCGGCGGTTTCGACAAGGTCGGCATGCTGACCGGCATCCTCTTCGTCTTCACCGTGCTGCTGTCCTGCTTCTTCGACGCGATGGGCACGATCCTCGGCGTCGGCGACGAGGCGAAGCTGATCGACAAGAAGACCGGCGAGTTCCCCGGGATCAACCGGGTCCTGCTGGTCGACGGCCTGGCGGTCGCCTCCGGCGGCGCCACCTCCTCCTCCGCGACCACCTGCTTCGTGGAGTCCACGGCCGGGGTCGGCGAGGGCGCCCGTACGGGTCTGGCGAACATCGTGACGGGCGGCCTCTTCGCCGTGGCGCTGTTCCTGACCCCGCTCGCCACCATGGTCCCGTCCCAGGCGGCCACCCCGGCGCTCGTGGCGGTGGGCTTCCTGATCCTGGCGGGCTCGGTCAAGGACATCGACTGGAGCGACTTCACCATCGCCGTCCCGGCGTTCCTGGCCATGGTGATGATGCCCTTCACCTACTCGATCACCAACGGCATCGGCATCGGCTTCATCAGCTTCTGCGCGCTGCGCCTGGCGACCGGCCGGGGACGCGGGGTCCCGGTGGCCATGTACGTGGTGTCGGCGGTGTTCGTCTTCTACTACGCGATGCCGGCCCTGGGCCTGGGCCAGTAG
- a CDS encoding DUF2530 domain-containing protein, translated as MAKWTAKREAPEPLEGPVVATVTGGTILWFALFLVQLPFYGWFADRDQLWWVWTCAAGGFLGLIGIWYVRGREAALARHAEAAALAERAGQAGSAGSAGSEQGPGQDSGPQA; from the coding sequence ATGGCCAAATGGACTGCGAAGCGCGAGGCGCCCGAGCCCCTGGAGGGCCCCGTCGTCGCCACCGTCACAGGTGGCACGATCCTGTGGTTCGCCCTGTTCCTGGTCCAGCTGCCGTTCTACGGGTGGTTCGCGGACCGGGACCAGCTGTGGTGGGTCTGGACCTGCGCGGCCGGCGGCTTCCTCGGCCTGATCGGCATCTGGTACGTCCGGGGGCGGGAGGCGGCGCTTGCGCGCCATGCCGAGGCCGCTGCGCTTGCTGAGCGGGCCGGGCAGGCGGGCTCGGCGGGCTCGGCGGGCTCGGAGCAGGGCCCCGGGCAGGACTCGGGGCCGCAGGCCTAG